The Populus alba chromosome 6, ASM523922v2, whole genome shotgun sequence genome contains a region encoding:
- the LOC118048062 gene encoding protein ELF4-LIKE 3 — protein MEGDTFSGLGNGTQIDGKILQTFQKNFVQVQNILDQNRLLINEINQNHESKIPDNLSRNVGLIRELNNNIRRVVDLYADLSTSFTKSMDASSEGDSSGALKSDGKGGHKRNRPA, from the coding sequence ATGGAGGGTGACACATTCTCAGGACTTGGCAATGGTACCCAGATAGATGGCAAGATCTTGCAGACATTTCAAAAGAACTTTGTTCAGGTCCAAAATATCTTGGATCAGAATAGGCTTCTCATTAATGAGATAAATCAGAACCATGAATCCAAGATCCCTGACAACCTGAGCAGAAATGTGGGTCTGATAAGGGAGCTCAACAACAATATCAGGAGGGTAGTTGACCTTTATGCTGATCTTTCTACCTCCTTCACCAAATCCATGGACGCCTCTTCTGAGGGAGATTCTAGTGGTGCCTTGAAATCTGATGGCAAAGGTGGCCACAAGAGAAATAGACCTGCATAG